From one Pecten maximus chromosome 8, xPecMax1.1, whole genome shotgun sequence genomic stretch:
- the LOC117332573 gene encoding calcium release-activated calcium channel protein 1-like, with the protein MHGVNTTSNGGYTYDDLVLHSYYSKQMEVQHARNAISWRKLFLSRAKLKATGNTSALLSGFAMVALVEIGIEPDVPSWLMVVFCINTTLLVSIHLLAVMISTCILPNIEAVSNVHNVNSVQESPHERMQVFIQMSWTFSTGFGILLFLTELVLICWIKFNVKSLHNNIAAAWAATAVVIPVGILFLVFAFHFYRRLIAHKFQQTNMGLQDLDKMVSELGNQENDFNELENV; encoded by the exons ATGCACGGTGTAAATACAACAAGTAACGGCGGCTATACGTATGACGATTTGGTACTACACTCGTACTACAGTAAACAGATGGAGGTTCAACACGCGAGAAATGCCATATCATGGCGAAAACTGTTTCTGAGTCGTGCAAAGTTGAAAGCAACCGGCAACACGTCAGCATTGTTATCGGGGTTTGctatg GTTGCGTTGGTTGAGATCGGAATAGAGCCGGATGTACCTAGTTGGTTGATGGTGGTATTCTGTATCAACACAACACTGCTGGTATCGATACATTTACTGGCAGTTATGATCAGCACATGTATTCTCCCAAACATAGAGGCGGTCAGCAATGTACACAATGTCAACTCTGTCCAAGAATCTCCACACGAACGAATGCAGGTCTTCATCCAGATGTCTTGGACATTTTCAACAGGTTTTGGAATTCTGTTGTTTCTCACCGAGCTGGTACTCATCTGTTGGATCAAGTTTAATGTAAAGAGTTTACACAATAACATTGCTGCTGCCTGGGCTGCCACAGCGGTCGTCATTCCAGTAGGGATCTTATTTCTAGTGTTTGCCTTCCATTTCTATCGAAGGCTCATAGCTCACAAGTTCCAACAAACCAACATGGGCTTACAAGATCTGGATAAAATGGTATCAGAACTTGGCAACCAGgaaaatgattttaatgaattagaaaatgtttaa